A genome region from Natronosalvus rutilus includes the following:
- a CDS encoding methylmalonyl-CoA mutase family protein: protein MYDDADLETIQDAESEWESETLEPVVERFGERKDRFATVSNLEVDRLYTPDDVSDLDYLEDLGFPGEEPYTRGPYPTMYRGRTWTMRQFAGFGTVEETNERFHYLIDQGQTGLSTAFDMPTLMGLDSDDPMSDGEVGREGVAVDTLRDMEVLFDGIDVGEVSTSFTINPSAPVIYAMYVALADQQGVPRDQVRGTLQNDMFKEFIAQKEWVIPPEPALDLVTDVVEFSTEETPKFHPISVSGYHIREAGSTAVQELAFTLADGFGYVEDAMDRGLEVDEFAPRLSFFFNCHNSFFEEIAKFRAARRIYARVMDEWYDAERAESKRLKFHTQTAGQSLTAQQPINNVARVTVQALAGVLGGTQSLHTNSFDEALALPSEKAVRVALRTQQIIAEESGAADIVDPLGGSFAVESLTNEVEEQAMEYIKHIRDLGDGSVRDGILQGIDDGYFLREIQEASYEYQERVEREEEVVVGVNKFTIEEDTSPEILHVDEAAQETQLERLERTKAERDDAAVEAALEDLKEAIGSDENTMPAIVDAVKAYATMGEIMQVFEDHYGAYTEQIGLA from the coding sequence ATGTACGACGATGCGGATCTCGAGACGATCCAGGATGCCGAATCCGAGTGGGAATCGGAGACGCTCGAGCCCGTGGTTGAACGCTTCGGGGAGCGCAAGGACCGGTTCGCGACGGTCTCGAACCTCGAGGTCGACCGACTGTACACCCCCGACGACGTCTCGGACCTGGACTACCTCGAGGATCTGGGCTTTCCCGGCGAGGAACCCTACACGCGAGGGCCGTACCCGACGATGTACCGCGGCCGGACGTGGACGATGCGTCAGTTCGCCGGGTTCGGGACCGTCGAAGAGACCAACGAGCGCTTTCACTACCTGATCGACCAGGGTCAGACCGGCCTCTCGACGGCGTTCGACATGCCGACGCTGATGGGGCTCGACTCGGACGACCCGATGAGCGACGGCGAGGTCGGCAGAGAAGGCGTCGCCGTGGACACATTGCGGGACATGGAGGTGCTGTTCGACGGCATCGACGTCGGCGAGGTCTCGACGAGTTTCACGATCAACCCCTCCGCGCCCGTCATCTACGCGATGTACGTCGCGCTGGCCGACCAGCAGGGCGTGCCCCGCGACCAGGTCCGGGGCACCCTCCAGAACGACATGTTCAAGGAGTTCATCGCTCAGAAGGAGTGGGTCATCCCGCCCGAACCCGCCCTCGACCTCGTGACCGACGTCGTCGAGTTCAGCACCGAGGAGACCCCGAAGTTCCACCCCATCTCGGTCTCGGGCTACCACATCCGCGAGGCCGGGTCGACGGCCGTTCAGGAACTCGCCTTCACGCTGGCGGACGGCTTCGGCTACGTCGAGGACGCGATGGACCGCGGGCTCGAAGTCGACGAGTTCGCGCCGCGTCTCTCGTTTTTCTTCAATTGCCACAACTCCTTCTTCGAGGAGATCGCCAAGTTCCGCGCCGCGCGGCGAATCTACGCCCGCGTGATGGACGAGTGGTACGACGCCGAGCGCGCCGAATCCAAACGGCTGAAGTTCCACACCCAGACCGCCGGCCAGTCGCTGACCGCCCAGCAGCCGATCAACAACGTCGCTCGCGTCACCGTCCAGGCCCTCGCCGGGGTGCTGGGAGGCACCCAGAGCCTCCACACCAACAGCTTCGACGAGGCGCTCGCCCTGCCCAGCGAGAAGGCTGTCAGGGTCGCTCTCCGGACCCAGCAGATTATCGCCGAGGAGTCCGGCGCCGCCGATATCGTCGACCCGCTCGGCGGTTCGTTCGCCGTCGAATCCCTGACCAACGAGGTCGAGGAGCAGGCGATGGAATACATCAAGCACATCCGCGACCTCGGCGACGGTTCCGTGCGAGACGGCATCCTCCAGGGCATCGACGACGGCTACTTCCTCCGGGAGATTCAGGAGGCCTCCTACGAGTACCAGGAGCGCGTCGAGCGCGAAGAGGAGGTCGTCGTCGGCGTCAACAAGTTCACTATCGAGGAGGACACCAGCCCCGAGATCCTCCACGTGGACGAGGCCGCCCAGGAAACCCAGCTCGAGCGCCTCGAGCGGACGAAAGCCGAGCGCGACGACGCGGCCGTCGAGGCCGCCCTCGAGGACCTGAAGGAGGCCATCGGGAGCGACGAGAACACGATGCCGGCCATCGTCGACGCCGTCAAGGCGTACGCGACGATGGGCGAGATCATGCAGGTGTTCGAGGACCACTACGGGGCCTACACCGAACAGATCGGGCTGGCCTGA